In Janibacter cremeus, a genomic segment contains:
- the rpoB gene encoding DNA-directed RNA polymerase subunit beta, producing MAASRTASPMSTAQTASGRLSFAKIREPLEVPDLLALQTESFDWLLGNEKWQERVAEAIEAGRRDVPERSGLEEIFEEISPIEDFSGSMSLSFRESRFEEPKYSVDDCTERDQTYSAPLFVTAEFMNAETGEIKSQTVFMGDFPLMTDRGTFIINGTERVVVSQLVRSPGVYFESTPDKTSDKDIYSAKVIPSRGAWLEFEIDKRDMVGVRVDRKRKQSVTVLLKALGMTSSEILEEFGDFESIRATLEKDTVEDQDAALLDMYRKLRPGEPPTREAAQNLLDNLYFNPKRYDLAKVGRYKMNRKLGRQVDLGDSVLALDDIVATLKYLVALHADQPTLPGVRDGEDVDVPVEVDDIDHFGNRRLRSVGELIQNQIRTGLSRMERVVRERMTTQDVEAITPQTLINIRPVVASIKEFFGTSQLSQFMDQNNPLSGLTHKRRLSALGPGGISRDRAQMEVRDVHTSHYGRMCPIETPEGPNIGLIGSLASYGRINAFGFIETPYRKVVAGRVTDEIVYISADEEDKVVVAQANAVLQDDGHFREERVLARTRGGEVDQVPAEDIDYMDVSPQQMVSAATAMIPFLEHDDANRALMGANMQRQAVPLVQAEAPFVGTGMEHRAALDSGDVVRAEQAGVITEVSADLVTVLQDDGGSRTYKMMKFNRSNQGNSYNQRVMVSEGDRVEAGQLIADGPATDGGEMALGRNLLVAFMPWEGYNYEDAIILSQRLVQDDVLSSIHIEEHEVDARDTKLGPEEITRDIPNVSDDVLADLDERGIIRIGAEVRDGDLLVGKVTPKGETELTPEERLLRAIFGEKAREVRDTSMKVPHGETGTVIGVKVFDKDEGDELPPGVNQLVRVYVANKRKITDGDKLAGRHGNKGVISKILPVEDMPFMEDGTPVDVVLNPLGVPGRMNIGQILELHLGWAASRGWEIAGNPEWADMIPQDARQAPPNTRVASPVFDGAEEEEITGLLDSTLPTRDGDRLIGASGKANLFDGRTGEPYEDPVSVGYMYILKLHHLVDDKIHARSTGPYSMITQQPLGGKAQFGGQRFGEMEVWALEAYGASYALQELLTIKSDDVTGRVKVYEAIVKGDNIPEPGIPESFKVLIKEMQSLCLNVEVLNSEGGTIEMRDNEDDVFRAAEELGIDLSRREPSSVEEV from the coding sequence TTGGCTGCCTCGCGCACCGCTTCCCCGATGTCCACCGCACAGACTGCCAGTGGCCGTCTGTCCTTCGCGAAGATCCGCGAGCCCCTCGAAGTCCCCGATCTCCTTGCGCTGCAGACCGAGAGCTTTGACTGGCTCCTCGGCAACGAGAAGTGGCAGGAGCGTGTCGCCGAGGCCATCGAGGCCGGGCGTCGCGACGTGCCCGAGCGCTCGGGTCTGGAGGAGATCTTCGAGGAGATCTCGCCGATCGAGGACTTCTCCGGCTCGATGAGCCTCTCCTTCCGGGAGAGCCGCTTCGAGGAGCCGAAGTACTCCGTCGATGACTGCACGGAGCGCGACCAGACCTACTCGGCGCCGCTCTTCGTCACGGCCGAGTTCATGAACGCCGAGACCGGCGAGATCAAGAGCCAGACGGTCTTCATGGGCGACTTCCCGCTGATGACCGACCGCGGCACCTTCATCATCAACGGCACCGAGCGCGTCGTCGTCTCGCAGCTCGTGCGCAGCCCGGGTGTCTACTTCGAGAGCACCCCGGACAAGACCTCCGACAAGGACATCTACTCGGCGAAGGTCATCCCCAGCCGCGGTGCCTGGCTGGAGTTCGAGATCGACAAGCGCGACATGGTCGGCGTGCGCGTCGACCGCAAGCGCAAGCAGTCGGTCACCGTCCTGCTGAAGGCCCTGGGCATGACCTCCTCGGAGATCCTCGAGGAGTTCGGCGACTTCGAGTCGATCCGCGCCACCTTGGAGAAGGACACGGTCGAGGACCAGGACGCCGCGCTGCTGGACATGTACCGCAAGTTGCGTCCGGGCGAGCCGCCCACCCGTGAGGCCGCGCAGAACCTGCTCGACAACCTCTACTTCAACCCCAAGCGCTACGACCTGGCCAAGGTCGGTCGCTACAAGATGAACCGCAAGCTCGGGCGCCAGGTCGACCTCGGCGACTCCGTGCTCGCGCTCGACGACATCGTCGCGACGCTGAAGTACCTGGTCGCCCTGCACGCCGACCAGCCCACCCTCCCGGGTGTGCGCGACGGCGAGGACGTCGACGTCCCCGTCGAGGTCGACGACATCGACCACTTCGGCAACCGTCGCCTCCGCAGCGTCGGCGAGCTCATCCAGAACCAGATCCGCACGGGCCTGTCCCGGATGGAGCGCGTCGTCCGCGAGCGGATGACCACCCAGGACGTCGAGGCGATCACGCCGCAGACCCTGATCAACATCCGGCCGGTCGTCGCCTCCATCAAGGAGTTCTTCGGCACCAGCCAGCTGTCGCAGTTCATGGACCAGAACAACCCGCTGTCGGGCCTGACGCACAAGCGTCGCCTCTCGGCGCTGGGCCCGGGCGGCATCAGCCGTGACCGCGCGCAGATGGAGGTCCGTGACGTCCACACCTCGCACTACGGCCGCATGTGCCCGATCGAGACCCCTGAGGGCCCGAACATCGGTCTGATCGGTTCGCTCGCGAGCTACGGACGGATCAACGCCTTCGGCTTCATCGAGACCCCGTACCGCAAGGTCGTGGCCGGTCGCGTCACCGACGAGATCGTCTACATCTCCGCGGACGAGGAGGACAAGGTCGTCGTCGCCCAGGCGAACGCCGTCCTGCAGGACGACGGTCACTTCCGCGAGGAGCGGGTCCTCGCCCGTACCCGTGGCGGTGAGGTCGACCAGGTCCCGGCCGAGGACATCGACTACATGGACGTCTCCCCGCAGCAGATGGTCTCTGCCGCGACGGCGATGATCCCCTTCCTCGAGCACGACGACGCAAACCGTGCCCTCATGGGCGCGAACATGCAGCGTCAGGCCGTGCCGCTCGTCCAGGCCGAGGCCCCCTTCGTCGGGACCGGCATGGAGCACCGCGCCGCGCTCGACTCCGGTGACGTGGTCCGCGCCGAGCAGGCCGGTGTCATCACCGAGGTCTCCGCCGATCTGGTGACCGTCCTGCAGGACGACGGCGGCAGCAGGACCTACAAGATGATGAAGTTCAACCGGTCCAACCAGGGGAACAGCTACAACCAGCGCGTCATGGTCTCCGAGGGTGACCGGGTCGAGGCCGGCCAGCTGATCGCCGACGGTCCCGCGACCGACGGCGGCGAGATGGCCTTGGGCCGTAACCTGCTCGTGGCGTTCATGCCGTGGGAGGGCTACAACTACGAGGACGCGATCATCCTCAGCCAGCGCCTCGTCCAGGACGACGTCCTCTCCTCGATCCACATCGAGGAGCACGAGGTCGACGCCCGCGACACCAAGCTCGGCCCGGAAGAGATCACCCGGGACATCCCGAACGTCTCCGACGACGTCCTCGCCGACCTCGACGAGCGCGGCATCATCCGCATCGGTGCCGAGGTCCGCGACGGCGACCTCCTCGTCGGCAAGGTCACCCCCAAGGGCGAGACCGAGCTGACCCCGGAGGAGCGCCTGCTCCGTGCGATCTTCGGTGAGAAGGCGCGCGAGGTCCGCGACACCTCGATGAAGGTCCCGCACGGCGAGACCGGCACGGTCATCGGCGTCAAGGTCTTCGACAAGGACGAGGGCGACGAGCTGCCCCCGGGCGTCAACCAGCTGGTCCGCGTCTACGTGGCCAACAAGCGCAAGATCACCGACGGCGACAAGCTCGCCGGCCGCCACGGCAACAAGGGCGTCATCTCCAAGATCCTCCCGGTCGAGGACATGCCCTTCATGGAGGACGGCACACCGGTCGACGTCGTGCTCAACCCGCTCGGTGTCCCCGGTCGCATGAACATCGGCCAGATCCTCGAGCTGCACCTCGGCTGGGCAGCCAGCCGCGGCTGGGAGATCGCGGGCAACCCCGAGTGGGCCGACATGATCCCCCAGGACGCGCGCCAGGCCCCGCCGAACACCCGCGTTGCCAGCCCGGTCTTCGACGGTGCCGAGGAGGAGGAGATCACCGGTCTTCTCGACTCGACGCTGCCGACCCGCGACGGTGACCGGCTCATCGGCGCCTCCGGCAAGGCCAACCTCTTCGACGGCCGGACCGGCGAGCCCTACGAGGACCCGGTGTCCGTCGGCTACATGTACATCCTCAAGCTGCACCACCTCGTGGACGACAAGATCCACGCGCGCAGCACGGGGCCGTACTCGATGATCACCCAGCAGCCCCTCGGCGGTAAGGCCCAGTTCGGTGGCCAGCGCTTCGGCGAGATGGAGGTGTGGGCCCTCGAGGCCTACGGCGCCTCCTACGCGCTGCAGGAGCTGCTGACCATCAAGTCCGACGACGTGACCGGTCGCGTCAAGGTCTACGAGGCCATCGTCAAGGGCGACAACATCCCCGAGCCCGGCATCCCGGAGTCCTTCAAGGTGCTCATCAAGGAGATGCAGTCCCTCTGCCTGAACGTGGAGGTGCTCAACTCCGAGGGCGGCACCATCGAGATGCGCGACAACGAGGACGACGTCTTCCGCGCCGCGGAAGAACTCGGCATCGACCTGTCCCGGCGCGAGCCGAGCAGCGTCGAGGAGGTCTAA
- a CDS encoding phospholipase D-like domain-containing protein — MNPRAALRRRRRRNASRLVRRTAATVLGTQLATAAGLLAFDTIRRRDRPDREFPRAPARALPVPGGEVRVFTYGEDLFADMLADIAAAKHRVFFETYIWKGDAVGERFRDALVAAHERGVEVYVVFDEFANLVVPRSFYASLPDGIHVLRHPLVSGGPTFFMPHNWGRNHRKLLVVDDTAAYVGGYNIGGLYATKWRDTHARFAGEIVVELENAFVDYWNDQGGRPVLPQPRRRTWSHTTRVQRNVPVDHVYPIRNMYLEAIDRAQHHIYLTQAYLIPDAAFTRSLVNSALRGVDVQIIVPHYSNHILADWVSRVSYHKLLEAGVRLLRFENAMVHAKTATIDGVWSTIGTANIDRLSLAGNFEVNMEILDPEVAAHLERVFELDSGNCTELTLQQWTERPLINRVTEGILSPWRPLL; from the coding sequence ATGAACCCCCGCGCCGCCCTCCGTCGACGTCGCCGCCGGAATGCCAGCCGCCTGGTGCGTCGCACGGCCGCAACCGTCCTGGGGACCCAGCTGGCCACGGCCGCAGGGCTGCTCGCGTTCGACACCATCCGCCGCCGCGACCGCCCGGACCGCGAGTTCCCACGCGCTCCGGCTCGTGCGCTGCCCGTCCCGGGCGGCGAGGTGCGCGTCTTCACCTACGGCGAGGACCTCTTCGCGGACATGCTCGCCGACATCGCCGCGGCGAAGCACCGCGTCTTCTTCGAGACCTACATCTGGAAGGGGGATGCCGTCGGAGAGCGCTTCCGCGATGCCCTCGTCGCCGCACACGAGCGCGGCGTCGAGGTGTACGTGGTCTTCGACGAGTTCGCCAACCTGGTCGTGCCGCGCTCGTTCTACGCCTCGCTGCCCGACGGCATCCACGTCCTGCGTCACCCCCTGGTCTCCGGTGGGCCGACCTTCTTCATGCCACACAACTGGGGGCGCAACCACCGCAAGCTGCTCGTCGTCGACGACACGGCCGCCTATGTCGGCGGCTACAACATCGGTGGGCTCTACGCGACGAAGTGGCGCGACACCCACGCCCGCTTCGCCGGCGAGATCGTCGTCGAGCTCGAGAACGCCTTCGTCGACTACTGGAACGACCAGGGTGGACGTCCGGTACTCCCCCAGCCCCGCCGACGCACGTGGAGCCACACGACACGCGTACAGCGCAACGTGCCGGTCGACCACGTCTACCCGATCCGCAACATGTACCTCGAGGCGATCGACCGGGCCCAGCACCACATCTACCTGACGCAGGCGTACCTGATCCCCGACGCCGCGTTCACCCGCAGCCTCGTCAACTCGGCCCTCCGCGGCGTGGACGTGCAGATCATCGTCCCGCACTACAGCAACCACATCCTCGCGGACTGGGTCTCCCGGGTGAGCTACCACAAACTCCTCGAGGCGGGCGTGCGGCTGCTGCGCTTCGAGAACGCCATGGTCCACGCGAAGACCGCCACGATCGACGGGGTGTGGTCGACCATCGGCACCGCCAACATCGACCGCCTCTCGCTCGCCGGCAACTTCGAGGTCAACATGGAGATCCTCGACCCGGAGGTCGCTGCGCACCTCGAGCGGGTCTTCGAGCTGGACTCCGGCAACTGCACCGAGCTGACCCTGCAGCAGTGGACGGAGCGTCCCCTGATCAACCGGGTCACCGAGGGGATCCTCTCGCCCTGGCGGCCACTGCTCTGA
- the rplL gene encoding 50S ribosomal protein L7/L12: MAKLSTDELLEAFKEMTLIELSEFVKQFEETFEVTAAAPVAVAGAAPAAGGDAGDDAEEQSEFDVVLTAAGDKKIQVIKEVRALTSLGLKEAKDLVDGAPKPVVEKVDKDAAEKAKEALEGAGATVELK, translated from the coding sequence ATGGCGAAGCTCAGCACCGACGAGCTCCTTGAGGCCTTCAAGGAGATGACCCTGATCGAGCTCTCCGAGTTCGTCAAGCAGTTCGAGGAGACCTTCGAGGTCACCGCCGCGGCCCCGGTTGCCGTTGCGGGTGCCGCCCCGGCAGCCGGTGGCGACGCCGGTGACGACGCCGAGGAGCAGAGCGAGTTCGACGTCGTCCTCACGGCGGCCGGCGACAAGAAGATCCAGGTCATCAAGGAGGTCCGCGCGCTCACCAGCCTCGGCCTCAAGGAGGCCAAGGACCTCGTCGACGGCGCCCCCAAGCCCGTTGTGGAGAAGGTCGACAAGGACGCCGCCGAGAAGGCCAAGGAGGCCCTCGAGGGCGCCGGCGCCACCGTCGAGCTCAAGTGA
- the rplJ gene encoding 50S ribosomal protein L10, translating into MANAQKDAAIAELTEKFRSSGAAVLTEYRGLTVDQLAQLRKNLRGNATYSVVKNTLTARAAKEAGVESAFEGQFVGPNAIAFVEGDPVEAAKGLRDFAKENPLLVIKGGIFDGNPLSPEQINQLAQLESREVLLGKLAGAMKAQLSQAAQLFNAPLSQTARVVDALRQKVEEQGPQASADEAAPATESTPEGGDEA; encoded by the coding sequence ATGGCGAACGCTCAGAAGGACGCCGCCATTGCCGAGCTGACGGAGAAGTTCCGCAGTTCCGGTGCGGCCGTTCTCACGGAGTACCGCGGTCTGACCGTGGACCAGCTCGCGCAGTTGCGCAAGAACCTCCGTGGCAACGCCACCTACTCCGTGGTGAAGAACACGCTGACCGCGCGCGCTGCCAAGGAGGCGGGCGTCGAGTCCGCTTTCGAGGGCCAGTTCGTCGGCCCGAACGCGATCGCCTTCGTCGAGGGCGACCCCGTCGAGGCTGCCAAGGGTCTGCGTGACTTCGCCAAGGAGAACCCCCTCCTGGTGATCAAGGGCGGGATCTTTGACGGGAACCCGCTCTCGCCGGAGCAGATCAACCAGCTCGCGCAGCTCGAGTCGCGCGAGGTGCTCCTGGGCAAGCTTGCTGGCGCCATGAAGGCCCAGCTGTCCCAGGCGGCCCAGCTCTTCAATGCACCGCTGTCGCAGACCGCTCGGGTCGTCGACGCGCTGCGCCAGAAGGTCGAGGAGCAGGGACCGCAGGCATCGGCCGACGAGGCCGCGCCTGCCACCGAATCCACCCCCGAGGGTGGCGACGAGGCCTGA
- a CDS encoding IS30 family transposase, producing the protein MHHSLAARRVGVSLDTGRYWKRGVRRSHGRKIYPDGRVTGPPAKRPAMNKPMDQVVGTGRLLSLQERLAIADGVKQGVSMRSIAVGLGRAPSTITREVAAHRDATGGYSPYQGHHQSMNGRVRPKPSKLAAPGRLREYVVAALARKLSPEQISNRLKIDHPDDESMRVSHETIYQALYFQARGGLKREVQAALRTGRAMRKPQDRGVRRPRFVDEMVMISDRPACIADRAIPGHWEGDLIIGKDSGSAIGTLVERATRYVMLLHLPERHDALTVRDQLVAAVNDLPGHLRGSLTWDQGAEMAAHASFTMTTNMPVYFCDPASPWQRGSNENTNGLLRQYFPKGTDLSVHGPEELEYVAQELNARPRKTLDWATPAERLRDLLQSA; encoded by the coding sequence ATGCACCACTCCCTCGCGGCCCGCCGAGTCGGCGTGTCCCTCGATACGGGTCGGTACTGGAAGCGCGGGGTCCGGCGCAGCCACGGTCGAAAGATCTATCCCGATGGGCGCGTCACCGGCCCACCGGCCAAACGCCCGGCTATGAACAAGCCCATGGATCAAGTGGTGGGCACGGGCCGGCTGTTGTCGCTGCAGGAGCGGCTGGCCATCGCCGATGGGGTCAAGCAGGGCGTCTCGATGCGTTCGATCGCGGTGGGTCTGGGCCGGGCGCCCTCGACGATCACTCGGGAGGTCGCCGCCCACCGTGACGCCACGGGCGGGTACTCGCCCTACCAAGGGCATCACCAGTCGATGAACGGGCGTGTCCGGCCCAAGCCTTCGAAGCTGGCCGCGCCGGGTCGGCTGCGTGAGTATGTCGTTGCCGCGCTGGCACGGAAGTTGTCCCCGGAGCAGATCAGTAACAGGCTCAAGATCGACCATCCCGACGACGAGAGCATGCGCGTGAGCCACGAAACGATCTACCAGGCCTTGTACTTCCAGGCCCGTGGTGGACTCAAACGCGAGGTCCAGGCCGCGTTGCGCACCGGGCGGGCGATGCGTAAGCCACAGGACCGTGGGGTGCGTCGTCCGCGGTTCGTCGACGAGATGGTAATGATCAGTGACCGGCCGGCGTGCATCGCCGACCGGGCGATCCCGGGCCACTGGGAGGGCGATCTGATCATCGGCAAAGACAGTGGCTCAGCGATCGGGACACTGGTCGAACGCGCCACCCGGTACGTGATGCTGCTGCACCTACCTGAACGTCATGACGCGCTCACCGTGCGTGACCAGCTCGTGGCAGCCGTGAACGACCTTCCGGGGCATCTACGTGGGTCATTGACCTGGGACCAGGGCGCCGAGATGGCCGCACACGCCTCGTTCACGATGACCACCAACATGCCGGTCTACTTCTGTGACCCGGCCTCACCCTGGCAGCGCGGCAGCAACGAGAACACCAACGGGCTGCTGCGCCAGTACTTCCCCAAGGGCACCGACCTGAGCGTCCACGGCCCTGAAGAGCTGGAGTACGTCGCCCAAGAACTCAACGCCAGACCACGAAAGACGCTCGACTGGGCAACCCCAGCCGAGCGTCTTCGTGATCTACTTCAAAGCGCCTAA
- the rplA gene encoding 50S ribosomal protein L1, producing MKRSKAYRAAADKINEDAVYAPLEAIRLAKETTRTSYDETVEVVFRLGIDPRKADQMVRGTVNLPHGTGKTARVLVFATGDKADAAIAAGADHVGSDDMLEKVQGGWMDFDAVVATPDLMGKVGRLGKVLGPRGLMPNPKTGTVTMDTAKAVADIKGGKIEFRNDKHANLHFIIGKASFDEKALVENYQSAFDEIMRLKPSAAKGRYVSRGTLSTTMGPGIHLDTSRTKDLLEESAPVILDSAVTAE from the coding sequence ATGAAGCGCAGCAAGGCCTACCGCGCCGCAGCGGACAAGATCAACGAGGACGCCGTCTACGCTCCCCTCGAGGCCATCCGCCTCGCCAAGGAGACCACACGCACCTCCTACGACGAGACCGTCGAGGTCGTCTTCCGCCTGGGTATCGACCCCCGCAAGGCCGACCAGATGGTCCGCGGCACGGTCAACCTGCCCCACGGCACGGGCAAGACCGCCCGTGTCCTCGTCTTCGCCACCGGCGACAAGGCCGACGCGGCCATCGCGGCCGGCGCCGACCACGTCGGTTCCGACGACATGCTCGAGAAGGTCCAGGGCGGGTGGATGGACTTCGACGCCGTCGTCGCCACCCCGGACCTCATGGGCAAGGTCGGACGTCTCGGCAAGGTCCTGGGCCCGCGCGGCCTGATGCCGAACCCGAAGACCGGCACCGTCACGATGGACACGGCCAAGGCCGTCGCCGACATCAAGGGTGGCAAGATCGAGTTCCGCAACGACAAGCACGCCAACCTGCACTTCATCATCGGCAAGGCGAGCTTCGACGAGAAGGCGCTGGTGGAGAACTACCAGTCCGCCTTCGACGAGATCATGCGACTCAAGCCGTCCGCCGCGAAGGGACGCTACGTCTCCCGCGGGACCCTGAGCACGACGATGGGCCCGGGCATCCACCTCGACACCTCGCGCACCAAGGACCTCCTCGAGGAGTCCGCGCCGGTGATCCTCGACTCGGCCGTCACCGCTGAGTGA
- the rplK gene encoding 50S ribosomal protein L11, producing the protein MPPKKKIAGYIKLQIQAGAATPAPPVGPALGQHGVNIMEFVKAYNDATADMRGNVVPVEITVYEDRSFSFITKTPPAAELIKKAAGVKKASGEPHKTKVGKLTKDQVREIAETKMPDLNTLDLDAAMKTVAGTARQMGIETEA; encoded by the coding sequence ATGCCTCCCAAGAAGAAGATCGCCGGCTACATCAAGCTCCAGATCCAGGCGGGCGCGGCCACGCCGGCCCCGCCGGTCGGTCCGGCGCTGGGCCAGCACGGCGTCAACATCATGGAGTTCGTCAAGGCGTACAACGACGCCACGGCGGACATGCGCGGCAACGTCGTCCCGGTCGAGATCACCGTCTACGAGGACCGGTCCTTCTCCTTCATCACGAAGACCCCGCCGGCCGCCGAGCTGATCAAGAAGGCCGCGGGCGTGAAGAAGGCCTCCGGCGAGCCGCACAAGACCAAGGTCGGCAAGCTGACCAAGGACCAGGTCCGCGAGATCGCCGAGACCAAGATGCCCGACCTCAACACCCTCGACCTCGACGCCGCGATGAAGACCGTCGCCGGCACCGCGCGTCAGATGGGCATCGAGACCGAGGCCTGA